The Nocardioides panzhihuensis genome has a segment encoding these proteins:
- a CDS encoding DUF6766 family protein: MRRFLKENSLSLVFGLLFLAALVGQAFAGWHQLNDQLLADGLHQLSLGRYLTSATFAVDVTENWQSEYLQFLLFIVLTVWLVQRGSPESKPVEDAGKESDERQKVGAYARADSPMLARVGGLRTALYSRSLGIVMGTIFVLSWLVQSVSGWAAYNETRLQQLRDPITWTAYLGHSDFWSRTLQNWQSEFLAVGSMAVFAIYLRQRGSPESKPVGSSHDTTGVEG, translated from the coding sequence ATGCGCCGCTTTTTGAAGGAGAACTCACTCAGCCTCGTCTTCGGGCTGCTCTTCCTGGCCGCGCTGGTCGGTCAGGCGTTCGCCGGCTGGCACCAGCTGAACGACCAGTTGCTCGCCGACGGCCTCCACCAGCTCTCGCTGGGTCGGTATCTCACCTCGGCGACCTTCGCGGTGGACGTGACCGAGAACTGGCAGAGCGAGTACCTCCAGTTCCTGCTCTTCATCGTGCTCACGGTCTGGTTGGTGCAACGAGGATCCCCGGAGTCGAAGCCGGTGGAGGACGCCGGCAAGGAGTCCGACGAGAGGCAGAAGGTCGGGGCGTACGCTCGTGCCGACTCGCCCATGCTGGCTCGGGTCGGCGGTCTGCGGACCGCGCTCTACTCCCGGTCGCTCGGCATCGTCATGGGCACCATCTTCGTGCTGTCCTGGCTGGTCCAGTCCGTATCCGGGTGGGCCGCCTACAACGAGACCCGATTGCAGCAGCTGCGCGACCCGATCACGTGGACCGCATACCTGGGACACTCGGACTTCTGGTCGCGCACGCTGCAGAACTGGCAGTCGGAGTTCCTCGCGGTCGGCTCCATGGCCGTTTTCGCGATCTACCTCAGGCAGCGGGGATCACCCGAGAGCAAGCCGGTGGGTTCGTCGCACGACACCACCGGGGTCGAGGGCTGA